One segment of Apus apus isolate bApuApu2 chromosome 1, bApuApu2.pri.cur, whole genome shotgun sequence DNA contains the following:
- the ZCRB1 gene encoding zinc finger CCHC-type and RNA-binding motif-containing protein 1 isoform X1, which produces MSGGLAPSKSTVYVSNLPFALTNNDLYRIFSKYGKVVKVTIMKDKDTRKSKGVAFILFLDKESAQNCSRALNNKQLFGRVIKASIAIDNGRAAEFIRRRNYFDKSKCYECGEAGHLSYACPKNMLGEREPPKKKEKKKKKKIVEPEEIEEEEESEEEGEDPALDSLSQAIAFQQAKIEEEQQRWTQTAGESSTSDDSKRPRIKKSAYFSDEEELSD; this is translated from the exons atgagTGGTGGGTTGGCACCAAGCAAAAGCACTGTGTATGTGTCCAATTTACCCTTTGCTTTGACAAACAATGATCTATACAGG atattttcaaagTATGGGAAAGTTGTCAA AGTTACTATTATGAAAGACAAAGAcaccaggaaaagcaaaggagttgcctttattttgtttttggaTAAAGAATCTGCACAAAACTGTTCACGGGCACTTAATAACAAACAG TTGTTTGGAAGAGTAATAAAAGCAAGTATTGCCATTGATAatgggagagcagcagaattCATTCGTAGGCGTAACTACTTTGATAAGTCTAAGTGTTATGAATGTGGG GAAGCAGGACACTTAAGTTATGCTTGTCCTAAAAATATGCTAGGAGAGCGGgagccaccaaaaaaaaaagaaaagaagaagaaaaagaaaatagttgaGCCAGAAGAAAT tgaggaagaggaagaaagtgaagaagaaggagaagatcCTGCTCTGGATAGCCTCAGCCAAGCCATAGCTTTTCAG CAAGCCAAAATTgaagaagagcaacaaagatgGACACAGACTGCAGGGGAATCTTCAACTTCAGATGATTCAAAGCGTCCACGGATTAAGAAAAGTGCTTATTTCAGTGATGAGGAAGAACTTAGTGATTGA
- the ZCRB1 gene encoding zinc finger CCHC-type and RNA-binding motif-containing protein 1 isoform X2 produces MKDKDTRKSKGVAFILFLDKESAQNCSRALNNKQLFGRVIKASIAIDNGRAAEFIRRRNYFDKSKCYECGEAGHLSYACPKNMLGEREPPKKKEKKKKKKIVEPEEIEEEEESEEEGEDPALDSLSQAIAFQQAKIEEEQQRWTQTAGESSTSDDSKRPRIKKSAYFSDEEELSD; encoded by the exons ATGAAAGACAAAGAcaccaggaaaagcaaaggagttgcctttattttgtttttggaTAAAGAATCTGCACAAAACTGTTCACGGGCACTTAATAACAAACAG TTGTTTGGAAGAGTAATAAAAGCAAGTATTGCCATTGATAatgggagagcagcagaattCATTCGTAGGCGTAACTACTTTGATAAGTCTAAGTGTTATGAATGTGGG GAAGCAGGACACTTAAGTTATGCTTGTCCTAAAAATATGCTAGGAGAGCGGgagccaccaaaaaaaaaagaaaagaagaagaaaaagaaaatagttgaGCCAGAAGAAAT tgaggaagaggaagaaagtgaagaagaaggagaagatcCTGCTCTGGATAGCCTCAGCCAAGCCATAGCTTTTCAG CAAGCCAAAATTgaagaagagcaacaaagatgGACACAGACTGCAGGGGAATCTTCAACTTCAGATGATTCAAAGCGTCCACGGATTAAGAAAAGTGCTTATTTCAGTGATGAGGAAGAACTTAGTGATTGA